From Segatella copri, the proteins below share one genomic window:
- a CDS encoding cell division protein FtsQ, whose translation MHINWKKTIIIALDLVLGTYLVFAFTRFNKPDETKLVCTKVNINIQDEMTNGFLNAKEIKKRLETRKLYPLGEPLKEVNARKIEETLKTSPFVKTAECSKTQDGLVDIYLTQRMPIVRIKSISNEDYYIDDHNQIMPNTNYTCDIIIATGYINKWYAKKYISLLSKALMTNELWRNQIEQINVLPDRGIELVPRVGNHIIYIGNLPETNLIDKREQAINDFVNKKMNRLEKFYKYGLSQAGWNKYSYINIEFDNQIICKKHKNS comes from the coding sequence ATGCATATCAATTGGAAGAAAACCATCATCATCGCACTGGATTTAGTACTCGGTACTTATCTGGTATTCGCTTTCACCAGGTTTAACAAACCTGATGAAACGAAGTTGGTATGCACCAAGGTGAACATCAACATACAAGATGAGATGACCAATGGCTTTCTGAATGCGAAGGAAATCAAGAAACGACTGGAAACAAGGAAACTCTATCCGCTGGGGGAACCGCTCAAAGAGGTGAACGCCCGCAAGATAGAAGAAACCTTGAAGACCAGTCCTTTCGTCAAGACGGCAGAATGCTCAAAGACTCAGGATGGTCTTGTAGACATCTACCTCACCCAACGCATGCCAATCGTCAGGATCAAAAGCATCAGCAACGAGGACTATTACATTGATGACCACAATCAGATTATGCCCAACACGAACTATACGTGCGACATCATCATCGCAACGGGCTACATCAACAAGTGGTATGCTAAAAAATACATCTCATTGCTAAGCAAAGCGCTGATGACAAACGAGCTCTGGCGAAACCAGATAGAACAGATCAATGTTCTGCCTGACAGAGGAATAGAACTGGTACCGCGAGTAGGCAACCACATTATATATATAGGTAACCTGCCAGAGACCAACCTCATCGACAAACGGGAGCAAGCCATCAACGATTTCGTCAACAAGAAGATGAATCGATTAGAGAAATTCTATAAGTATGGACTCTCACAAGCTGGTTGGAACAAGTATTCGTATATCAATATCGAATTCGACAACCAGATTATATGTAAAAAGCATAAAAATAGCTAA
- the murC gene encoding UDP-N-acetylmuramate--L-alanine ligase, giving the protein MEIKDIKAVYFVGAGGIGMSAIARYFLSKKLVVAGYDKTPSNLTHELEKEGMLIHYEENVDLIPEACKDAKTTLVVYTPAIPAEHKELVFFHENGFTIEKRAQVLGTLTRTHKGLCVAGTHGKTSTSTMCAHIMHQSHIDCNAFLGGISKNYGTNYILSDKSDYVVIEADEFDRSFHWLRPWMSVITATDPDHLDIYGTKEAYLESFRHYTELIQPGGALIIHKGLEMKQHVQDGVKIYEYSQDEGDFHAENIKIENGGITFDFISPIENVTGVELGQPVPINITNGVAAMAMAQLNGCTANELRNGMKTYGGVDRRFDFKIKNNKLVFLSDYAHHPKEIYQSAKSIRELYKDRKITAIFQPHLYTRTRDFYQDFANSLSLLDEVILCDIYPAREQPIPGVTSKLIYDNLRPGVEKSMIHKEDVLDLVKNRDFDVLVILGAGDLDNYVPQITKILEEK; this is encoded by the coding sequence ATGGAAATAAAAGATATTAAAGCAGTTTATTTTGTAGGAGCGGGCGGCATCGGAATGAGCGCCATCGCCAGATACTTCCTCAGCAAGAAGTTGGTTGTAGCCGGATATGACAAGACTCCATCCAATCTAACTCATGAGTTGGAGAAAGAGGGAATGCTTATCCACTATGAGGAGAATGTTGACCTCATACCAGAAGCCTGCAAGGACGCCAAGACAACATTGGTAGTCTACACACCGGCAATTCCTGCAGAACACAAGGAACTGGTTTTCTTCCATGAGAATGGCTTCACCATCGAGAAGCGAGCTCAGGTTCTGGGTACATTAACCCGTACACATAAGGGACTGTGCGTAGCGGGTACACACGGAAAGACATCAACATCTACCATGTGTGCTCACATCATGCACCAAAGCCATATTGACTGTAATGCCTTCCTGGGAGGTATCTCAAAGAACTATGGCACCAACTATATCCTCTCCGACAAGAGCGACTATGTTGTCATTGAAGCAGATGAGTTTGACCGCAGTTTCCACTGGTTGCGCCCATGGATGAGCGTCATCACAGCTACAGACCCAGACCATCTCGACATCTACGGCACCAAGGAGGCCTATCTGGAGAGTTTCCGTCACTATACAGAACTGATCCAACCGGGCGGTGCACTCATCATCCACAAAGGTCTGGAGATGAAGCAACACGTACAAGACGGTGTCAAGATATACGAATACAGCCAGGACGAGGGCGACTTCCACGCTGAGAACATCAAGATAGAGAATGGAGGTATCACCTTTGATTTCATTTCTCCTATCGAGAACGTAACGGGCGTAGAACTCGGACAGCCTGTGCCTATCAACATCACAAATGGTGTGGCAGCAATGGCAATGGCACAGTTGAATGGTTGTACAGCCAATGAACTCCGTAACGGCATGAAGACCTACGGAGGAGTTGACCGCCGTTTCGACTTTAAGATCAAGAATAACAAACTGGTATTCCTGTCTGATTATGCTCATCATCCAAAGGAGATATATCAGAGTGCTAAGAGTATCAGAGAGTTATACAAGGACCGTAAGATAACAGCCATCTTCCAGCCTCACTTGTATACTAGAACCCGCGACTTCTATCAAGATTTCGCCAATAGTTTGAGTCTTTTGGACGAGGTAATTCTCTGCGACATCTATCCAGCTCGCGAGCAGCCTATTCCAGGAGTAACCTCCAAGCTTATCTACGACAATCTGAGACCAGGTGTAGAAAAGAGCATGATTCACAAAGAAGACGTTCTTGACCTGGTAAAGAATCGAGACTTCGATGTTCTAGTTATCTTAGGAGCTGGCGATTTGGACAACTATGTTCCACAAATTACCAAAATACTTGAAGAAAAATAA
- the murG gene encoding undecaprenyldiphospho-muramoylpentapeptide beta-N-acetylglucosaminyltransferase, which produces MNNELRIIISGGGTGGHIFPAVSIANAIKAKRPDAKILFVGALGRMEMQRVPAAGYEIKGLPICGFDRKHLLKNIAVLFKIWKSQHMAKSIIKNFKPMAAVGVGGYASGPTLNVCASKGIPCLIQEQNSYAGVTNKLLAKKAEKICVAYEGMERFFPADKIIMTGNPVRQNVLETTITPEEARKQFGLDPEKKTILLVGGSLGARTINESVLQHLDLVKESGVQFIWQTGKYYNAAIMEQLKGQELPMLKVTDFISDMGAAYKAADLVISRAGASSISEFCLIGKPVILVPSPNVAEDHQTKNAMALVNKDAAIYVKDADAPEVLLKKAVDTVKDEAKLASLCENIKKLGLKNSADVIADEVIKLATK; this is translated from the coding sequence ATGAATAATGAATTAAGAATTATCATAAGCGGAGGCGGCACAGGTGGTCACATCTTCCCTGCCGTATCCATTGCAAATGCCATCAAGGCAAAACGCCCTGATGCTAAGATTTTGTTTGTGGGTGCACTCGGCAGAATGGAAATGCAGCGTGTACCTGCTGCGGGTTATGAGATCAAGGGCTTGCCTATCTGCGGCTTTGACAGAAAGCATCTGCTCAAGAACATCGCCGTGCTCTTCAAGATATGGAAGAGTCAGCACATGGCAAAGAGCATCATCAAAAACTTCAAGCCTATGGCAGCTGTGGGCGTAGGTGGCTATGCTAGCGGTCCGACTCTCAATGTTTGTGCCAGCAAAGGAATACCTTGCCTCATCCAGGAGCAGAATTCATACGCTGGTGTAACCAATAAGCTCTTGGCCAAGAAGGCTGAAAAAATCTGTGTGGCTTACGAAGGAATGGAGCGTTTCTTCCCTGCAGACAAGATTATCATGACCGGTAATCCTGTTCGCCAGAATGTATTGGAAACTACCATCACCCCGGAAGAAGCACGCAAGCAATTCGGTCTCGACCCTGAAAAGAAGACCATCTTGCTCGTAGGTGGCAGCCTTGGCGCAAGAACCATCAACGAGAGTGTGCTCCAGCACCTCGACCTGGTGAAAGAAAGCGGCGTACAGTTTATCTGGCAAACAGGTAAATACTATAATGCTGCCATCATGGAGCAACTGAAAGGTCAGGAGCTGCCAATGCTCAAGGTTACTGATTTCATCAGCGACATGGGTGCAGCTTACAAGGCAGCCGACCTGGTTATCAGCCGCGCAGGTGCCAGCAGTATCAGCGAGTTCTGCCTCATCGGCAAACCGGTTATCCTGGTTCCAAGCCCTAATGTGGCAGAAGACCACCAGACCAAGAACGCCATGGCATTAGTCAACAAAGATGCTGCCATCTATGTAAAGGATGCCGATGCACCAGAGGTATTGCTCAAGAAAGCAGTTGACACGGTAAAAGACGAGGCTAAGCTTGCTTCGCTCTGTGAGAATATCAAGAAATTAGGATTAAAGAACTCTGCCGACGTCATCGCCGACGAAGTAATCAAATTAGCAACAAAGTAA
- a CDS encoding FtsW/RodA/SpoVE family cell cycle protein, translating into MNNKSIGNIFKGDKVIWMVFFFLCMISIVEVYSASSSLSFKTGNYMAPVIRHILLLGGGLFTMICMLKVKCKYFKIVTPVVMGISLLLLVLVLATGQSTNGASRWFSLMGIQFQPSEIAKGAVVLAVAQILSAMQTTQGANRKAFKFILVATAPFVILIGLENLSTAMLLSITILAMMLIGRVPMNQIGKLVGLCMIVIVTAFAGIMIVGQDKGEEGNEPENTLTEKVEQEQNKPNMAEKMFHRADTWKARIDKFMNSKPVAPQDVDLDKDAQVAHANIAIASSNIVGKGPGNSVERDFLSQAFSDFIYAIIIEEMGIWGAALVAFLYIILLFRAGRIANRCENNFPAFLCMGLAIMLVTQALFNMAVAVGLAPVTGQPLPLISRGGTSTIINCLYLGIILSISRTAKKKEIPQNELDDSKMVAA; encoded by the coding sequence ATGAATAACAAGAGCATTGGTAATATTTTCAAGGGAGACAAGGTGATCTGGATGGTCTTCTTCTTTCTCTGTATGATAAGCATCGTGGAGGTATATTCTGCCTCCAGCTCCTTGTCGTTCAAGACAGGAAACTACATGGCACCTGTCATCCGCCACATCTTGCTCTTGGGAGGCGGTCTGTTCACCATGATTTGCATGCTCAAGGTGAAATGCAAGTACTTCAAGATTGTTACCCCCGTCGTGATGGGCATCTCATTACTGTTACTCGTCCTGGTCTTGGCTACCGGTCAATCTACCAACGGAGCCTCCCGATGGTTCTCTCTGATGGGCATACAATTCCAGCCTTCTGAGATAGCGAAGGGAGCGGTAGTACTGGCTGTTGCTCAGATTCTTAGTGCTATGCAAACAACTCAGGGAGCCAACAGGAAGGCTTTCAAGTTCATACTTGTAGCAACTGCTCCATTTGTTATTCTCATCGGACTGGAAAACTTATCCACAGCCATGCTCCTCAGTATCACAATCTTAGCCATGATGCTCATCGGACGAGTGCCGATGAACCAGATTGGCAAGCTGGTGGGACTGTGCATGATTGTCATCGTCACAGCCTTTGCAGGTATCATGATAGTAGGACAGGACAAGGGCGAAGAGGGCAATGAACCGGAAAATACGCTGACCGAGAAGGTTGAGCAGGAACAGAACAAGCCTAACATGGCAGAAAAGATGTTCCATAGAGCCGACACCTGGAAAGCCCGTATTGACAAGTTTATGAACTCAAAGCCTGTAGCCCCACAGGATGTCGATCTCGACAAAGATGCCCAAGTGGCACATGCCAACATCGCCATCGCCTCTTCCAACATCGTAGGCAAAGGGCCTGGAAACTCAGTAGAAAGAGACTTCCTCTCACAGGCGTTCTCAGACTTCATCTATGCCATCATCATCGAAGAGATGGGTATATGGGGAGCCGCACTGGTTGCATTCCTCTACATCATCCTCCTGTTCAGAGCTGGCAGAATAGCCAACAGGTGTGAGAACAATTTTCCAGCATTCCTCTGCATGGGCCTCGCCATCATGCTGGTTACCCAGGCACTCTTCAACATGGCAGTAGCAGTAGGTTTGGCTCCAGTTACAGGACAGCCACTACCACTCATCAGTAGAGGTGGTACATCTACCATCATCAACTGTCTGTACCTGGGCATCATCCTGAGTATCAGTAGAACAGCCAAGAAGAAAGAGATACCTCAAAATGAGCTCGACGACAGCAAAATGGTGGCTGCCTGA
- the murD gene encoding UDP-N-acetylmuramoyl-L-alanine--D-glutamate ligase — MSKIVILGAGESGAGAAVLAKKEGFEVFVSDMSKIKDNYKKLMDDHNIEWEEGHHTEEKILDADEVIKSPGIPKEAPMIQKLMAKGTPIISEIEFAGRYTDAKMICITGSNGKTTTTSLIYHIIKSAGYDVGLAGNIGKSLALQVAETPHKYYVIELSSFQLDNMYEFRANVAILLNITPDHLDRYEFKMQNYTDAKMRITQNQTEEDSFIFWNDDPIVTKELAKYNLKSHLCPFSEFKEEGCVGFIEDGKYKLNFPSDFEMPQADMSLRGKHNIYNSLAAGLACNIVGIDHETLHKGLSDFPGVEHRLEKVGKYQGVYYVNDSKATNVDACWYALESMTTPTILIIGGKDKGNDYNQIKDLVKEKCAGIVYLGADNQKLHDNFDALGIPVRDTHSMKDCVAACQELAKPGDTVLLSPCCASFDLFKNMEDRGEQFKALARAIGE, encoded by the coding sequence ATGAGCAAAATTGTAATTTTAGGAGCTGGCGAAAGTGGCGCAGGTGCAGCCGTGCTGGCAAAGAAAGAGGGATTCGAGGTCTTTGTTTCAGACATGTCAAAGATCAAGGATAACTACAAGAAGTTGATGGATGACCACAACATCGAATGGGAAGAAGGTCACCATACAGAAGAAAAGATTTTAGATGCAGATGAAGTCATCAAGAGTCCGGGTATTCCTAAGGAAGCACCTATGATACAGAAACTGATGGCTAAGGGTACACCTATCATCAGCGAAATAGAATTTGCGGGCAGATATACTGATGCCAAGATGATCTGTATCACGGGAAGTAACGGTAAGACAACCACTACCTCGCTGATTTACCACATCATCAAGTCGGCTGGCTATGATGTAGGTCTGGCAGGCAACATCGGAAAGAGTCTGGCCCTTCAGGTGGCTGAAACTCCTCATAAGTACTACGTCATCGAGCTGAGCAGTTTCCAACTCGACAATATGTATGAGTTCCGTGCCAATGTGGCCATCCTGCTCAACATCACTCCAGACCATCTGGACCGCTATGAGTTTAAGATGCAGAACTATACCGATGCCAAGATGCGCATCACCCAGAACCAGACAGAGGAAGACAGCTTCATCTTCTGGAACGATGATCCTATCGTTACAAAGGAGCTGGCTAAGTACAACCTCAAGTCACATCTCTGCCCATTCTCTGAGTTCAAGGAGGAGGGTTGCGTTGGCTTTATCGAAGACGGCAAATACAAACTCAACTTCCCTTCAGACTTCGAAATGCCACAGGCAGACATGAGTCTACGCGGCAAGCATAACATCTATAACAGTCTGGCTGCAGGTCTGGCATGCAACATCGTAGGCATCGACCACGAGACCCTGCACAAAGGCTTGAGCGACTTCCCTGGTGTAGAGCACCGTCTGGAGAAAGTGGGCAAGTACCAGGGCGTTTACTATGTGAACGATTCAAAGGCTACCAACGTAGATGCCTGCTGGTATGCGCTGGAGAGTATGACCACCCCTACCATCCTCATCATCGGCGGTAAGGATAAGGGAAATGACTATAACCAGATCAAGGACCTGGTAAAGGAGAAATGTGCCGGTATCGTATATCTCGGAGCCGACAACCAGAAGTTGCACGACAACTTTGACGCACTCGGCATCCCTGTACGCGACACTCACAGCATGAAGGATTGCGTGGCAGCCTGCCAGGAATTGGCAAAGCCGGGCGATACCGTACTCCTCAGTCCATGCTGCGCAAGTTTCGATCTCTTCAAGAACATGGAAGATAGAGGCGAGCAGTTTAAGGCGCTGGCAAGAGCTATCGGAGAATAA
- the mraY gene encoding phospho-N-acetylmuramoyl-pentapeptide-transferase, with protein sequence MLYYLFRFLEQWGITGSHMWGYISFRALLALILSLVISAWFGEKFIKYLKSKQITETQRDASIDPFGVKKIGVPSMGGVIIILAILVPVLLLGRLRNIYLILMIITTVWLGFLGGMDDFIKIFKRDKEGLKGKYKIIGQIGIGLIVGLVLWSSPDVKMNENLAIEQQGQETVVKHRTEARKSLKTTIPFVKEHNLDYSSITSFCGKYKVAAGWILFVIMTIFVVTAVSNGANLNDGMDGMCAGNSAIIGVALGILAYVSSHIEFAAYLNIMYIPGSEELVVFFCAFIGALIGFLWYNAYPAQVFMGDTGSLTIGGIIAVGAIIIHKELMLPILCGIFFVESLSVMMQVYYYKIGKRRGVKQRIFKRTPIHDNFRTQDSQLDPDCKYLWKKPRNCFHESKITIRFWIVTIILAALTIITLKIR encoded by the coding sequence ATGTTATACTATCTCTTTAGATTTCTGGAGCAGTGGGGCATCACAGGTTCTCACATGTGGGGCTACATCTCATTCCGTGCCCTGCTTGCGCTGATTTTATCATTGGTAATCTCTGCCTGGTTCGGCGAGAAATTCATCAAGTATCTCAAGAGCAAGCAAATTACAGAGACACAGCGCGATGCCAGCATCGACCCGTTCGGTGTCAAGAAGATTGGCGTTCCTTCTATGGGTGGTGTCATCATCATCCTGGCTATCCTCGTACCGGTACTGTTACTCGGACGTTTGCGCAACATCTATCTGATCCTGATGATCATCACCACCGTATGGCTCGGCTTTCTCGGTGGAATGGACGACTTCATCAAGATATTCAAGCGCGACAAGGAGGGATTGAAGGGCAAATATAAGATTATAGGACAGATTGGCATCGGCCTGATCGTGGGACTGGTACTCTGGTCTTCACCTGATGTAAAGATGAACGAGAACCTCGCCATCGAGCAACAGGGACAGGAAACGGTGGTAAAGCATCGTACGGAAGCAAGAAAATCGCTGAAGACTACCATCCCATTCGTCAAGGAGCACAACCTCGACTATTCCAGCATCACCAGTTTCTGCGGTAAGTACAAGGTAGCAGCAGGCTGGATTCTCTTCGTCATCATGACCATCTTCGTTGTAACAGCCGTATCAAACGGTGCCAACCTCAACGATGGTATGGACGGAATGTGTGCCGGAAACTCCGCCATCATAGGTGTGGCGCTAGGCATACTTGCGTATGTGTCGTCGCACATCGAGTTTGCCGCCTACCTCAATATCATGTATATTCCTGGTTCTGAGGAACTGGTAGTATTCTTCTGTGCCTTCATCGGAGCCCTCATCGGTTTCCTCTGGTACAACGCCTACCCTGCCCAGGTATTCATGGGCGATACGGGTTCGCTGACCATCGGCGGTATCATCGCAGTAGGTGCCATCATCATCCACAAGGAGCTGATGCTGCCTATCCTCTGCGGTATTTTCTTCGTAGAAAGCCTCAGCGTGATGATGCAGGTTTACTATTACAAGATAGGAAAGCGGAGAGGTGTGAAGCAGCGTATCTTCAAGCGCACACCTATCCACGACAACTTCCGCACACAGGACAGTCAGCTGGATCCTGACTGCAAGTATCTGTGGAAGAAGCCTCGCAACTGCTTCCATGAATCAAAGATTACCATCCGTTTCTGGATTGTAACCATCATTCTGGCAGCATTGACCATCATCACATTGAAGATCAGATAA
- a CDS encoding UDP-N-acetylmuramoyl-L-alanyl-D-glutamate--2,6-diaminopimelate ligase: MKLQELLKNIEPVQIIGDADVEVTGVNIDSRKIKEGHLFVAMKGTQVDGHKFIPKALELGAKSVLCEDMPEEKVEGVTYIQVASTEDAVGKVATLFYGDPSRKLKLVGVTGTNGKTTIATLLYNMFRKFGHKCGLLSTVCNYIEDEAIPADHTTPDPIELNMLLGKMVEAGCEYAFMECSSHAIAQKRIGGLQFAGGLFTNLTRDHLDYHKTFENYRNAKKAFFDGLPKTAFAITNADDKNGMIMVQNTKATVKTYSTRSMADFRARILECHFGGMYLEIDGREVGVQFIGKFNVSNLLAVYGAAIMLGKKPEDVLVVMSTLHSVSGRLEPIQSPEGYTAIVDYAHTPDALENVLNAIHEVLEGKGGEVITVCGAGGNRDKGKRPLMAQEAVKQSDKVIITSDNPRFEEPQDIINDMLAGLNAQQMKKVISIVDRKEAIRTACMLAKKGDVILVAGKGHEDYQEIKGVKHHFDDKEVIRDIFGISQK; this comes from the coding sequence ATGAAGTTACAAGAATTACTCAAAAACATCGAGCCGGTTCAGATAATCGGCGATGCTGATGTAGAGGTTACGGGAGTAAACATCGACTCTCGCAAGATTAAGGAAGGTCATCTCTTCGTTGCCATGAAGGGAACGCAGGTTGACGGTCACAAGTTTATTCCAAAGGCATTGGAACTGGGCGCAAAGTCGGTTTTGTGCGAAGACATGCCTGAAGAGAAAGTTGAGGGCGTAACTTACATTCAGGTCGCTTCGACCGAGGATGCTGTCGGCAAGGTAGCAACCCTCTTCTACGGCGACCCTTCAAGAAAGCTCAAACTGGTAGGCGTAACAGGTACCAATGGTAAGACCACCATTGCCACCTTATTATATAATATGTTCCGCAAGTTCGGCCATAAGTGTGGCTTGCTCTCTACCGTCTGCAACTACATTGAGGACGAGGCTATCCCTGCCGACCATACCACCCCAGACCCTATCGAGCTGAACATGCTCCTGGGCAAGATGGTAGAGGCTGGCTGCGAGTATGCCTTCATGGAGTGCTCTTCTCACGCCATCGCACAGAAGCGTATCGGAGGCCTGCAGTTTGCCGGAGGCTTGTTCACCAACCTGACCCGCGACCATCTCGATTACCACAAGACATTCGAGAACTACCGTAACGCCAAGAAGGCTTTCTTCGACGGACTGCCTAAGACTGCCTTTGCCATTACCAATGCCGACGACAAGAACGGCATGATCATGGTACAGAACACCAAGGCTACCGTGAAAACCTACTCTACCCGCAGCATGGCAGACTTCAGAGCCAGAATCCTGGAGTGTCACTTCGGCGGCATGTATCTGGAGATTGACGGCAGAGAAGTGGGCGTACAGTTCATCGGTAAGTTCAACGTGAGCAACCTGCTCGCCGTATATGGTGCAGCCATTATGCTCGGCAAGAAGCCAGAGGATGTACTCGTAGTGATGAGTACCCTTCACAGCGTAAGCGGAAGACTGGAACCAATCCAGTCGCCAGAAGGTTATACCGCCATTGTTGACTATGCCCATACACCAGATGCACTGGAGAACGTATTGAACGCCATCCACGAAGTGCTCGAAGGCAAGGGCGGAGAAGTCATCACCGTTTGCGGTGCCGGTGGCAACCGTGACAAGGGCAAGCGCCCATTGATGGCACAGGAGGCTGTAAAGCAGAGCGATAAGGTAATCATCACCAGCGACAACCCACGTTTCGAAGAGCCACAGGACATCATCAACGACATGCTTGCCGGACTCAATGCCCAGCAGATGAAGAAGGTAATCAGCATCGTAGACCGCAAGGAAGCCATCCGCACAGCCTGCATGCTGGCAAAGAAGGGCGACGTGATTCTCGTAGCCGGTAAGGGACACGAAGATTACCAGGAGATCAAGGGCGTAAAGCACCACTTTGACGATAAGGAGGTGATTCGCGACATCTTCGGAATTTCACAGAAGTAA